The Lolium rigidum isolate FL_2022 chromosome 1, APGP_CSIRO_Lrig_0.1, whole genome shotgun sequence region CAGGTAAACAAAAAACGATGAGATCGATCGTCAAGGGTGATCACAATAGTATTTTAAATCCATTTCTAGCTATATGCAtactcacaagtatttgaaaccaGATTATGAGACTTTCTATCATGATATTTTTTCCGCAAATATCTCTATAGATATCTTATACCAGCTCGGATAAATAAGTTGCGGCACACCAAACTTTTAATGGCTAGATAATTCAGCACACCGCAGTCTGCAGAACATAGTGATGGTAGGTGATCAAGCAATAAACAGCAAGAAGGTATGGCAACAGTTTGACATTTAGTTTAAGGATTATTTCTGGCAACTACCCAAGTTTCGCAAATGTTGTAAAATTTACAAAAATCAGTAGGATATGTTCGAAAATGGCAAAATTGAAGCTTATGTATTAAACTATCTTTAAAAAAATAAGTATTGGTCTTTGCAGTCAAGCACACGACCCACCAATTCAATAGACCTTAGTTAGTGAAAATACATATATTTTGTAAACCCGTACACGGGTGGTTATTTTAAAGTTTGTCCAAAACTATCTTTTCTCACACTTTACTAGAAAATCACTTATTTTGCGAAATTTTGGTATAAAATTCACTATCATTCCAACGAAATATTTCCCCATGCGACTTCATTTCTCTTTCAACCTAGGAGTCAATGGACACGCATAAGTTTTGGGggaattcccaccctccgaggtgcgGGATCCATCGAAACCTTAACCGTTGACCATACGGTCTACCACTTTGACTCGATCCCAACGGCGGTGTCACAGATGACTTATGCTTgtatttgagcttgcttaggtcataggaacATATGGTAACAAGGATCAGCCCATCTTACCTCAAGATTCACTCCGGTTGCCCCACAAGGGAGTTCTCCCCCATACATCCAGTGCATCGATCTTCTATGGGGCTTAGAAAATACTAAGAGATTTTGGATGTTCAGCTGGCTAGAACATTTGTTCAAATACATGATGAACAATGTAGCTCTAATTCTCGTACTCTATGCTAATAGATGTTGAACAATGTTGATACCAGATGTACTTTGGGTCTAATATATGTAATTGATGTTCTAAAACAAATTATAGTCAAACGTACCTCAAATTTCCATGCATGCAAGTCCTAGGAAATGAAATCACACCGGAGAGATTCCAATAAATTTGTAGAGTAACTGATGTGTATCGTACAATATTCCAAGTTATCGTGTAACTTAAAGTTCTGTTGTTGGTATGTAATTAATATGTAGATTGTTTGAGTAAGATCAGTATCATTTATCTTATAGTCGAGTCTATAGATTATCATTGAACTCATCTTTGATTTTCTAATACTATATTTTATAATTTATCCAACCGTATTCATACCATAAACACTGTTAAATACATGTATTGAATAGCATGTGAAAAAAATCAAATTCTGACTACAAAAAATGTAGTTTTGTAGGAACCATATTAAGCATGGATCTTCATGGAAACATATTAAGCACGGAACTTCATGAAAATTTATTCTCATAGTATAACAAAATGAAAGTCTGATAATAATTTTCAATCTTAAGATAAGaagttgccctcgcatttgcgagggccactatgctagttaaagtaacaaagaaaaagaaacagaaaaaggaaataaaaaagaagatgaaaaagaaaaagaaaaccgaACTGAAAACCAACAAGAAACCCGCAGTAGAAAACCAGAGCAAAAAAACGCAGCTAAAACCCGCACCAGAAAAACTTTACGAAAAACCGCTCACCTAGGTCAGCCCCATAATCCGAATTTTGAAGCAAAAAACATGCTACATGGGATGCGTGGCGCTAACCTTACACCTTTGCAACTGGCAGTGTATCTCTCGTCTCGATTACGTCATGGTTGCCTAGGTGTAGGCCCATGAGTCGTGGAGCCCATGAAAGATGTCTACTACTTGAGGTTATAGTACCAATACATGTATTGTGATAGTCATATTTAACATCCATTAATTACTTCAGTCTGCAGAGGATTTTGATGACGCCATCAAACAACTGGTTGATCTTTTGCGTGGAAGTGATGGTACTATAGAAGACAAAACTCAAGCGTTCATCCTTAGTGGCTGGGGACATAGTCATCTAGGAGCATCTGTTGTTTTCAGAGCTGCAGCCAAACTCCTAAAATGTGATGACTCCGACATGCAAAAGTATTTTGGAAAAATTTTCCACGTAGATTGCTCCCAGTGCAAAAACAGAAGAACAATACAGAAGGCAATTGCACGGGAGTTGAACCTTCACCATGTAATGCACATCTTTGATAAGACGGATGAAGAAGATGATTTCAGAGGGGTAGACGATAGCTCTAGAGAAGAGATATCAAGTATTGGAAGTTTGATTAATCGATTTCTAAGAAATGAAAGATTTTTGATGATTCTTCAGTATGGAGGAGTTGAAAATATGGATCTGGTGGAGTGTGGCATTCCTGCTTTTGGTAAAGGTAAATTGTTGTGCTCCAGTGATGGAAGATTTCAGGTcataagggaagaaatgatgttgaTACCAAGTTTTGCTAATATTGTTGTTTATATGGACTTTTCGGTGTCTGCCTCTATACATCTGCGTGATGTATTGCACGAAGAAGCTGTGGGAGTGATTGATGACATCGGCATGGAGGGCATGAACCCAACAATAGTTTTGGATTGCTTCTTCTACTCATTATACGTGATAATACAACTATATGATGGTGTTAACATTGATTGGGCTACTCATGCTTGCAACTACTGGATATGTGATGGAATCCTTGGAGAGGACAAAGCTTGGGAGATTTGTAATGCATTGTATAGAGTGATGCCACCGTTGGGATATATTTCATCAAGAATAAGACTTCTGTTTCTTATAGTAGACATACAAGATATAGAACAATGGGGAAGGATGGAAAAAAAAGTTTGTTGGTGGTACCCAGTCACCTCCAACAAAATAGGAGCACAAGATATTTGTAATGTTCCTGATTGTGCATCATCGTATTTCCTAACATTTCAGGGAGATGTTCCATTATATGTACCTAATGATTTGTTTCAACAAGCCAAGAACCTCCGTGTGCTAAAGGTCTGCAACTGCAGCTTCAATTTTGCATCCCCTCCTTTCCAGTGCTGCCACAACCTACGATTCCTTTGGCTTGAACATTGTACAAACACAGAGAAAGAGCAAAGTGGAGTGCCGTTTTTTCCGAACCTGCTTGTGCTTGACTTACGTTTCACAGATTATGTTTTGTTGGCTCAGATGGTTGAACTAATGACCAATCTCCGGGAGCTAAATACAAAGGGAATCTCATGGAAGACTATGAGTCATGGTTGGAAAAACCTAAAGAAGCTTCACAAGCTCCGAGTAACCGAATCTTCAGATGTGGTCACGGTAGACTGTTGTTCTTCCGTGGATATGATGAGTTTGGAACTCATTGATTTGTCTGGCAACACTCACATGAAGTCATTGCCCACATTATCATCCGCAAGAAGCCTAAAGATGCTTATTCTTGATGGCTGTTCTAGCTTGGAGAATGTTGTACTGGGAAGATCTCATCCATTGCT contains the following coding sequences:
- the LOC124698932 gene encoding uncharacterized protein LOC124698932; protein product: MSKQETHRWLSAEDFDDAIKQLVDLLRGSDGTIEDKTQAFILSGWGHSHLGASVVFRAAAKLLKCDDSDMQKYFGKIFHVDCSQCKNRRTIQKAIARELNLHHVMHIFDKTDEEDDFRGVDDSSREEISSIGSLINRFLRNERFLMILQYGGVENMDLVECGIPAFGKGKLLCSSDGRFQVIREEMMLIPSFANIVVYMDFSVSASIHLRDVLHEEAVGVIDDIGMEGMNPTIVLDCFFYSLYVIIQLYDGVNIDWATHACNYWICDGILGEDKAWEICNALYRVMPPLGYISSRIRLLFLIVDIQDIEQWGRMEKKVCWWYPVTSNKIGAQDICNVPDCASSYFLTFQGDVPLYVPNDLFQQAKNLRVLKVCNCSFNFASPPFQCCHNLRFLWLEHCTNTEKEQSGVPFFPNLLVLDLRFTDYVLLAQMVELMTNLRELNTKGISWKTMSHGWKNLKKLHKLRVTESSDVVTVDCCSSVDMMSLELIDLSGNTHMKSLPTLSSARSLKMLILDGCSSLENVVLGRSHPLLENFSFDGYGQAENWTHSINLPQQEVRLTSPIVPVEIVKVTKISLDGCIQLHNIFLRALPNLEELDLSGTAIKILDVDAMQVPKLKKLFLLGCKHLHSLILGEEPRLEVLHVDMQGKKRSMVCCGGQGSFGFHAFVAFTDGRFIGSCSTGLYFRTTSCISKVYLLISCTSHSQTKITKSIKEIGSSQEGLVPTSPLLPYNNISLTEDVTCSSLVLNRRQYLTLDVHIEIGEGSYNLERMQDNAYFEDFVADVQSLHVHDNSSIIAIPPTAVQWTNLEWCHVDNCPNLYTMFSFPVLGENFGRMKVFSASDLPVAYCVWNRCIKGRFSHLQQLQHIYLYNCPRLVFVLPISFTLPNLETLQMAYCNSLRHVFPLNDKCPKEISSGVTFENLKHIKLYHLHNLEEICEAKLTAPVLQTISLRDCWALRRLPAVAPQVPKPVVDCEKDWWNKLEWDGLDVGHDPSLFETRHSAYYKKTLPRVSFLR